The Benincasa hispida cultivar B227 chromosome 9, ASM972705v1, whole genome shotgun sequence genome has a segment encoding these proteins:
- the LOC120087080 gene encoding probable LRR receptor-like serine/threonine-protein kinase At1g51880 isoform X2 → MVVEWSLVSVVSLCLLAIIGFHCCCLHADQPPKGSEGFINIDCGLAQDTTITSHGLVYKSDKDMIKSGMSKQILAYDGNNNWDLQYWTLRSFPNGTRNCYHLEVDSAPRSQNNNSNTKYLIRGYFVYGNYDGLNFAPTFDLYLGPNLWARRRMNTTYIEAITLLYPSQDYFDVCFVNINSGVPYISSLELRPFNISLHGIPYPTHSQHLQILGRYNVGGTQMIKYPEDVNDRQWDTIDCSTFGYNTSLLSIDEAETDNNDDSNPYKLPQSMLRTACESTNLSIPLALQWTPSDQGSLRYYFYFCFHFAEIEKKLKAGQFREMSIVFNDVHTITNSIKLQLPYLKPLSFCSKESYEVLLNQPIKLSVSATSSSTLPPILNGIEIFYIRDASNPLTFFEDVKAMRKIKEEYKVSKNWEGDPCQPVEFSWEGLNCSNDHTWPRIISLNLSSSNLTGHIVSSISNLTAINTFNLSGNKLNGVLPDNLLNKYKNGSLVLSVEGNEELCWSQPCNHKKKKLPISIPILCSVIVAPILVLAILLGLKITYTRKSKEKSLESSHEGESLKMKNRHYSYLEVLSITDNFGVVIGEGGFGKVYLGTLKDKTQVAVKVLSPSSQQGYKQFRAEIQLLIVVHHCNLVTLLGYCDEGNHKALIYEYMPNGNLQQHLLDTNTNTLSWMQRLQIAVDAAHGLEYLHNGCKPPIIHRDLKPANILLDNTMHAKIADFGLSRTDDQSHFSTHFAGTPGYFDPRNQNVNKQSDVYSFGIILLELITGKPAIKRGSSSMFEGNFHILNWVESMIKNTGDIEKIVDSKLGGEFNQNSAWKIVELGMSCTQPTALKRPDMRHVFGELKECLAVHQNTTTTTETRIISTRVLSHSEIAPSPR, encoded by the exons GATCGGAAGGTTTCATCAACATTGACTGTGGTTTAGCTCAAGATACAACAATCACATCGCACGGGTTAGTTTATAAATCCGACAAAGATATGATAAAATCAGGAATGAGCAAGCAAATATTAGCATATGATGGTAATAATAATTGGGATCTACAATATTGGACCTTGAGAAGCTTTCCAAATGGCACAAGGAATTGCTATCATCTTGAAGTAGATTCAGCTCCAAGAagccaaaataataatagtaatacgAAATATCTCATAAGAGGTTACTTTGTGTATGGCAATTATGATGGCCTCAACTTTGCTCCTACTTTTGACTTGTATCTTGGCCCCAACTTGTGGGCAAGACGAAGAATGAATACCACATATATTGAAGCCATTACTCTCCTTTACCCTTCACAAGATTACTTTGATGTGTGTTTTGTTAATATAAATAGTGGAGTGCCTTACATTTCCTCCTTGGAATTACGACCCTTCAACATCTCCCTTCATGGAATCCCATATCCTACACATTCTCAACATCTCCAAATCTTAGGACGATACAACGTCGGAGGCACTCAAATGATCAA GTACCCAGAAGATGTTAATGATCGACAATGGGATACTATCGATTGCAGTACATTTGGTTATAACACGAGCCTACTATCGATCGACGAAGCTGAGACCGACAACAACGACGACAGTAATCCATACAAGCTGCCACAATCGATGCTGCGAACAGCCTGTGAATCCACGAATTTGAGTATTCCATTGGCGTTGCAATGGACGCCATCAGATCAAGGGAGCTTACGATATTActtttacttttgctttcattTTGCAGAGATTGAGAAGAAGCTTAAGGCTGGGCAGTTCAGAGAGATGAGCATTGTGTTTAATGATGTACACACAATTACCAACTCCATTAAACTACAGCTCCCATATCTGAAACCACTCTCCTTTTGCTCAAAAGAATCCTATGAAGTTTTACTCAACCAACCTATCAAATTATCAGTTTCTGCTACCTCTTCCTCTACCCTCCCTCCTATCCTTAATGGCATCGAGATTTTTTATATTAGGGACGCTTCAAATCCACTCACCTTCTTCGAAGACG TGAAGGCAATGAGGAAGATTAAAGAAGAGTACAAGGTGAGTAAAAATTGGGAAGGTGATCCCTGTCAACCAGTTGAGTTCTCATGGGAGGGTTTGAATTGTAGCAATGACCACACTTGGCCCAGAATCATTTCACT taactTGAGCAGCAGCAACTTGACTGGACATATTGTATCTTCCATCTCCAATCTAACTGCAATCAACACCTT TAACTTAAGTGGAAACAAGCTCAACGGCGTACTTCCTGACAATCTTCTCAACAAATACAAAAATGGAAGTTTAGTTTTAAG TGTGGAAGGAAATGAAGAACTGTGTTGGTCACAACCATGCAaccacaaaaagaaaaagttgccAATTTCTATTCCTATTCTCTGCTCTGTCATTGTGGCCCCTATTCTTGTCCTTGCAATCCTCTTGGGACTCAAAATAACCTATACAAGAAAATCCAAAG AGAAATCACTTGAATCAAGCCATGAAGGAGAATCATTGAAAATGAAGAACAGACACTACAGTTATTTAGAGGTTCTGAGTATTACTGATAACTTTGGAGTGGTTATTGGAGAAGGAGGATTTGGTAAAGTTTATTTAGGTACTTTAAAAGACAAAACTCAAGTCGCAGTGAAGGTTCTTTCTCCATCATCCCAACAAGGCTACAAACAATTTCGAGCCGAG ATACAACTCCTGATAGTTGTTCACCATTGCAACTTGGTTACTCTTCTTGGATACTGTGATGAAGGCAATCACAAGGCCCTCATTTACGAATACATGCCCAATGGCAATTTACAACAACATTTATTag ACACAAATACTAACACTCTTAGTTGGATGCAAAGACTCCAAATTGCAGTGGATGCAGCACATG gaTTGGAGTATCTACACAATGGTTGCAAGCCCCCAATTATCCATAGAGATTTGAAACCTGCCAACATATTATTAGACAACACAATGCACGCAAAAATAGCCGATTTTGGGTTGTCTAGAACTGATGATCAATCTCATTTTTCAACTCATTTTGCTGGTACACCTGGATATTTTGATCCTCG AAATCAAAATGTAAATAAGCAGAGTGATGTATATAGCTTTGGAATTATATTGCTCGAGCTAATCACGGGAAAACCTGCTATAAAAAGAGGTTCGTCGTCGATGTTTGAAGGGAATTTTCACATACTAAATTGGGTGGAATCAATGATAAAAAATACAGGAGACATCGAAAAGATTGTTGATTCAAAATTAGGAGGAGAGTTCAACCAAAATTCAGCATGGAAAATCGTAGAACTCGGAATGTCATGTACACAACCAACTGCACTGAAGAGACCAGACATGAGACATGTTTTTGGAGAGCTCAAGGAATGTTTGGCAGTCCACCAAAACACTACTACAACAACTGAAACTCGTATCATCTCCACACGAGTTCTATCTCACTCTGAAATAGCTCCATCTCCTAGATAA
- the LOC120087080 gene encoding probable LRR receptor-like serine/threonine-protein kinase At1g51880 isoform X3, whose translation MELGFCGLSVSFGDHRLPLLLPSCRPTSKSGVPYISSLELRPFNISLHGIPYPTHSQHLQILGRYNVGGTQMIKYPEDVNDRQWDTIDCSTFGYNTSLLSIDEAETDNNDDSNPYKLPQSMLRTACESTNLSIPLALQWTPSDQGSLRYYFYFCFHFAEIEKKLKAGQFREMSIVFNDVHTITNSIKLQLPYLKPLSFCSKESYEVLLNQPIKLSVSATSSSTLPPILNGIEIFYIRDASNPLTFFEDVKAMRKIKEEYKVSKNWEGDPCQPVEFSWEGLNCSNDHTWPRIISLNLSSSNLTGHIVSSISNLTAINTLDLSKNELEGEVPEFLALLPKLQLLNLSGNKLNGVLPDNLLNKYKNGSLVLSVEGNEELCWSQPCNHKKKKLPISIPILCSVIVAPILVLAILLGLKITYTRKSKEKSLESSHEGESLKMKNRHYSYLEVLSITDNFGVVIGEGGFGKVYLGTLKDKTQVAVKVLSPSSQQGYKQFRAEIQLLIVVHHCNLVTLLGYCDEGNHKALIYEYMPNGNLQQHLLDTNTNTLSWMQRLQIAVDAAHGLEYLHNGCKPPIIHRDLKPANILLDNTMHAKIADFGLSRTDDQSHFSTHFAGTPGYFDPRNQNVNKQSDVYSFGIILLELITGKPAIKRGSSSMFEGNFHILNWVESMIKNTGDIEKIVDSKLGGEFNQNSAWKIVELGMSCTQPTALKRPDMRHVFGELKECLAVHQNTTTTTETRIISTRVLSHSEIAPSPR comes from the exons TGGAGTGCCTTACATTTCCTCCTTGGAATTACGACCCTTCAACATCTCCCTTCATGGAATCCCATATCCTACACATTCTCAACATCTCCAAATCTTAGGACGATACAACGTCGGAGGCACTCAAATGATCAA GTACCCAGAAGATGTTAATGATCGACAATGGGATACTATCGATTGCAGTACATTTGGTTATAACACGAGCCTACTATCGATCGACGAAGCTGAGACCGACAACAACGACGACAGTAATCCATACAAGCTGCCACAATCGATGCTGCGAACAGCCTGTGAATCCACGAATTTGAGTATTCCATTGGCGTTGCAATGGACGCCATCAGATCAAGGGAGCTTACGATATTActtttacttttgctttcattTTGCAGAGATTGAGAAGAAGCTTAAGGCTGGGCAGTTCAGAGAGATGAGCATTGTGTTTAATGATGTACACACAATTACCAACTCCATTAAACTACAGCTCCCATATCTGAAACCACTCTCCTTTTGCTCAAAAGAATCCTATGAAGTTTTACTCAACCAACCTATCAAATTATCAGTTTCTGCTACCTCTTCCTCTACCCTCCCTCCTATCCTTAATGGCATCGAGATTTTTTATATTAGGGACGCTTCAAATCCACTCACCTTCTTCGAAGACG TGAAGGCAATGAGGAAGATTAAAGAAGAGTACAAGGTGAGTAAAAATTGGGAAGGTGATCCCTGTCAACCAGTTGAGTTCTCATGGGAGGGTTTGAATTGTAGCAATGACCACACTTGGCCCAGAATCATTTCACT taactTGAGCAGCAGCAACTTGACTGGACATATTGTATCTTCCATCTCCAATCTAACTGCAATCAACACCTT AGATCTATCAAAGAATGAGTTGGAAGGGGAAGTACCAGAATTCTTGGCGCTATTGCCAAAACTTCAACTTCT TAACTTAAGTGGAAACAAGCTCAACGGCGTACTTCCTGACAATCTTCTCAACAAATACAAAAATGGAAGTTTAGTTTTAAG TGTGGAAGGAAATGAAGAACTGTGTTGGTCACAACCATGCAaccacaaaaagaaaaagttgccAATTTCTATTCCTATTCTCTGCTCTGTCATTGTGGCCCCTATTCTTGTCCTTGCAATCCTCTTGGGACTCAAAATAACCTATACAAGAAAATCCAAAG AGAAATCACTTGAATCAAGCCATGAAGGAGAATCATTGAAAATGAAGAACAGACACTACAGTTATTTAGAGGTTCTGAGTATTACTGATAACTTTGGAGTGGTTATTGGAGAAGGAGGATTTGGTAAAGTTTATTTAGGTACTTTAAAAGACAAAACTCAAGTCGCAGTGAAGGTTCTTTCTCCATCATCCCAACAAGGCTACAAACAATTTCGAGCCGAG ATACAACTCCTGATAGTTGTTCACCATTGCAACTTGGTTACTCTTCTTGGATACTGTGATGAAGGCAATCACAAGGCCCTCATTTACGAATACATGCCCAATGGCAATTTACAACAACATTTATTag ACACAAATACTAACACTCTTAGTTGGATGCAAAGACTCCAAATTGCAGTGGATGCAGCACATG gaTTGGAGTATCTACACAATGGTTGCAAGCCCCCAATTATCCATAGAGATTTGAAACCTGCCAACATATTATTAGACAACACAATGCACGCAAAAATAGCCGATTTTGGGTTGTCTAGAACTGATGATCAATCTCATTTTTCAACTCATTTTGCTGGTACACCTGGATATTTTGATCCTCG AAATCAAAATGTAAATAAGCAGAGTGATGTATATAGCTTTGGAATTATATTGCTCGAGCTAATCACGGGAAAACCTGCTATAAAAAGAGGTTCGTCGTCGATGTTTGAAGGGAATTTTCACATACTAAATTGGGTGGAATCAATGATAAAAAATACAGGAGACATCGAAAAGATTGTTGATTCAAAATTAGGAGGAGAGTTCAACCAAAATTCAGCATGGAAAATCGTAGAACTCGGAATGTCATGTACACAACCAACTGCACTGAAGAGACCAGACATGAGACATGTTTTTGGAGAGCTCAAGGAATGTTTGGCAGTCCACCAAAACACTACTACAACAACTGAAACTCGTATCATCTCCACACGAGTTCTATCTCACTCTGAAATAGCTCCATCTCCTAGATAA
- the LOC120087080 gene encoding probable LRR receptor-like serine/threonine-protein kinase At1g51880 isoform X1, producing the protein MVVEWSLVSVVSLCLLAIIGFHCCCLHADQPPKGSEGFINIDCGLAQDTTITSHGLVYKSDKDMIKSGMSKQILAYDGNNNWDLQYWTLRSFPNGTRNCYHLEVDSAPRSQNNNSNTKYLIRGYFVYGNYDGLNFAPTFDLYLGPNLWARRRMNTTYIEAITLLYPSQDYFDVCFVNINSGVPYISSLELRPFNISLHGIPYPTHSQHLQILGRYNVGGTQMIKYPEDVNDRQWDTIDCSTFGYNTSLLSIDEAETDNNDDSNPYKLPQSMLRTACESTNLSIPLALQWTPSDQGSLRYYFYFCFHFAEIEKKLKAGQFREMSIVFNDVHTITNSIKLQLPYLKPLSFCSKESYEVLLNQPIKLSVSATSSSTLPPILNGIEIFYIRDASNPLTFFEDVKAMRKIKEEYKVSKNWEGDPCQPVEFSWEGLNCSNDHTWPRIISLNLSSSNLTGHIVSSISNLTAINTLDLSKNELEGEVPEFLALLPKLQLLNLSGNKLNGVLPDNLLNKYKNGSLVLSVEGNEELCWSQPCNHKKKKLPISIPILCSVIVAPILVLAILLGLKITYTRKSKEKSLESSHEGESLKMKNRHYSYLEVLSITDNFGVVIGEGGFGKVYLGTLKDKTQVAVKVLSPSSQQGYKQFRAEIQLLIVVHHCNLVTLLGYCDEGNHKALIYEYMPNGNLQQHLLDTNTNTLSWMQRLQIAVDAAHGLEYLHNGCKPPIIHRDLKPANILLDNTMHAKIADFGLSRTDDQSHFSTHFAGTPGYFDPRNQNVNKQSDVYSFGIILLELITGKPAIKRGSSSMFEGNFHILNWVESMIKNTGDIEKIVDSKLGGEFNQNSAWKIVELGMSCTQPTALKRPDMRHVFGELKECLAVHQNTTTTTETRIISTRVLSHSEIAPSPR; encoded by the exons GATCGGAAGGTTTCATCAACATTGACTGTGGTTTAGCTCAAGATACAACAATCACATCGCACGGGTTAGTTTATAAATCCGACAAAGATATGATAAAATCAGGAATGAGCAAGCAAATATTAGCATATGATGGTAATAATAATTGGGATCTACAATATTGGACCTTGAGAAGCTTTCCAAATGGCACAAGGAATTGCTATCATCTTGAAGTAGATTCAGCTCCAAGAagccaaaataataatagtaatacgAAATATCTCATAAGAGGTTACTTTGTGTATGGCAATTATGATGGCCTCAACTTTGCTCCTACTTTTGACTTGTATCTTGGCCCCAACTTGTGGGCAAGACGAAGAATGAATACCACATATATTGAAGCCATTACTCTCCTTTACCCTTCACAAGATTACTTTGATGTGTGTTTTGTTAATATAAATAGTGGAGTGCCTTACATTTCCTCCTTGGAATTACGACCCTTCAACATCTCCCTTCATGGAATCCCATATCCTACACATTCTCAACATCTCCAAATCTTAGGACGATACAACGTCGGAGGCACTCAAATGATCAA GTACCCAGAAGATGTTAATGATCGACAATGGGATACTATCGATTGCAGTACATTTGGTTATAACACGAGCCTACTATCGATCGACGAAGCTGAGACCGACAACAACGACGACAGTAATCCATACAAGCTGCCACAATCGATGCTGCGAACAGCCTGTGAATCCACGAATTTGAGTATTCCATTGGCGTTGCAATGGACGCCATCAGATCAAGGGAGCTTACGATATTActtttacttttgctttcattTTGCAGAGATTGAGAAGAAGCTTAAGGCTGGGCAGTTCAGAGAGATGAGCATTGTGTTTAATGATGTACACACAATTACCAACTCCATTAAACTACAGCTCCCATATCTGAAACCACTCTCCTTTTGCTCAAAAGAATCCTATGAAGTTTTACTCAACCAACCTATCAAATTATCAGTTTCTGCTACCTCTTCCTCTACCCTCCCTCCTATCCTTAATGGCATCGAGATTTTTTATATTAGGGACGCTTCAAATCCACTCACCTTCTTCGAAGACG TGAAGGCAATGAGGAAGATTAAAGAAGAGTACAAGGTGAGTAAAAATTGGGAAGGTGATCCCTGTCAACCAGTTGAGTTCTCATGGGAGGGTTTGAATTGTAGCAATGACCACACTTGGCCCAGAATCATTTCACT taactTGAGCAGCAGCAACTTGACTGGACATATTGTATCTTCCATCTCCAATCTAACTGCAATCAACACCTT AGATCTATCAAAGAATGAGTTGGAAGGGGAAGTACCAGAATTCTTGGCGCTATTGCCAAAACTTCAACTTCT TAACTTAAGTGGAAACAAGCTCAACGGCGTACTTCCTGACAATCTTCTCAACAAATACAAAAATGGAAGTTTAGTTTTAAG TGTGGAAGGAAATGAAGAACTGTGTTGGTCACAACCATGCAaccacaaaaagaaaaagttgccAATTTCTATTCCTATTCTCTGCTCTGTCATTGTGGCCCCTATTCTTGTCCTTGCAATCCTCTTGGGACTCAAAATAACCTATACAAGAAAATCCAAAG AGAAATCACTTGAATCAAGCCATGAAGGAGAATCATTGAAAATGAAGAACAGACACTACAGTTATTTAGAGGTTCTGAGTATTACTGATAACTTTGGAGTGGTTATTGGAGAAGGAGGATTTGGTAAAGTTTATTTAGGTACTTTAAAAGACAAAACTCAAGTCGCAGTGAAGGTTCTTTCTCCATCATCCCAACAAGGCTACAAACAATTTCGAGCCGAG ATACAACTCCTGATAGTTGTTCACCATTGCAACTTGGTTACTCTTCTTGGATACTGTGATGAAGGCAATCACAAGGCCCTCATTTACGAATACATGCCCAATGGCAATTTACAACAACATTTATTag ACACAAATACTAACACTCTTAGTTGGATGCAAAGACTCCAAATTGCAGTGGATGCAGCACATG gaTTGGAGTATCTACACAATGGTTGCAAGCCCCCAATTATCCATAGAGATTTGAAACCTGCCAACATATTATTAGACAACACAATGCACGCAAAAATAGCCGATTTTGGGTTGTCTAGAACTGATGATCAATCTCATTTTTCAACTCATTTTGCTGGTACACCTGGATATTTTGATCCTCG AAATCAAAATGTAAATAAGCAGAGTGATGTATATAGCTTTGGAATTATATTGCTCGAGCTAATCACGGGAAAACCTGCTATAAAAAGAGGTTCGTCGTCGATGTTTGAAGGGAATTTTCACATACTAAATTGGGTGGAATCAATGATAAAAAATACAGGAGACATCGAAAAGATTGTTGATTCAAAATTAGGAGGAGAGTTCAACCAAAATTCAGCATGGAAAATCGTAGAACTCGGAATGTCATGTACACAACCAACTGCACTGAAGAGACCAGACATGAGACATGTTTTTGGAGAGCTCAAGGAATGTTTGGCAGTCCACCAAAACACTACTACAACAACTGAAACTCGTATCATCTCCACACGAGTTCTATCTCACTCTGAAATAGCTCCATCTCCTAGATAA